GCCGGCCGCCCAGCCGTTGACCAGGCAGATGACGACCTTGGGCATGAACCGGATCAGCCGCTGCACCTCGAGGATGTGCAGCCTGCCCGCGCGGGCGGCGTCGACCGTGTCGGCGGTCTCCCCGGACGCGTACTGGTAGCCGCTGCGGCCCCGGATGCGCTGATCGCCGCCCGAACAGAACGCCCAGCCGCCGTCCTTGGGCGACGGGCCGTTGCCGGTCAGCAGCACCACCCCGACGTCGGGCGACATGCGGGCGTGGTCGAGCACCCGGTACAGCTCGTCGACGGTGTGCGGCCGAAACGCGTTGCGCACCTCGGGCCGGTCGAACGCCACCCGCACCGTGGGGTCGGTGACGTGGCGGTGGTAGGTGATGTCGGTCAGGTCGCCGAACCCGTCGACCTGTCGCCACGCCAGCGCATCAAATGGGTTGTCGCTCAAGGTGAGACTCCTAAATCGGGTCCAGGCGGAAGACGGCGCACCGGCCGGCCAGCGCTTCGAATTCATCGGGGCGGCCGTCAGTGACGAGTCCGGCCCGCTTCATGAAGCCGACGCCGGTGGGCACCTCGGTGGGGAAGGCGCGCAGGACCGGCCGCGCGTCCTCGGCGGAGAGCTCGGCCATCCGCACGCGCTGGACCCGGCGGCCACGCGCGATCGTCGCCTCACCGGCGGCGCGCACGTTCGCCACCCAGTCGGCGCCCGGGAACCCGGCGACGACGTACTGCCGCCCGTCGACCGTGAGCGGGGTCACCGGCGTCGAGCGCGCCGCGCCCGACCTGCGGCCCAGGGCGGTCAACACCACCGGGCTTTCGCCGCCGAAACTGATTCCCAGCCGCGACATCCGGATGAACAGCTTGTTCGCCGGCTTCAGCCACCACGGCGGCCTGATCGGTTTGCCGCTTCCCATAGCCAGCGACGTTACCTCTGGAAGCGCTCCACCCCGTGCGGCTGGGGCTCGGTGGAGCCGACGGCGTCCAGCCGTTCCAGAGCGTCGTTGTCCAGGGTGACACCCGCCGCGCCGATGTTCTCCTCGAGGTGCGTGACCGACCGCGTCCCGGGAATCAGCAACGCGTTGGGCGCGTGGGCCAGCACCCACGCCAGCCCGACCTGCGCCGGTGTGGCCCCCAGCTCCCCGGCGATCTCGGCAACCACCGCGTCGTCGGCGACCTTCGGGAAGCCGGGAAACGACGACCCCAGCGGGAAGTACGGCACCCACGCGATTCCCTCGGCCGTGCAGACGTCGAGCGTCTCCTCCTGCGAGCGGTCGAGCACGCTGTACGCGTTCTGCACGCAGGCGATCCCCGCGGGCAGGGCCCGGCGCAGGACTTCCAGCGGCACGGCGCTGATGCCGATCCCGCCGATCTTGCCCTCGTCGCGCAGGGCGATCATCTCGGCGAGTTGGTCGTCCAGATCGACGACCTGGTCGCGCTCGGCGGCCACGCCGGGCCCGAGGTCCATGCGCCGCAGGTTCACCACCGGGACGCGCTCGAGGCCGAGCTGGCGCAGGTCGTCCTCCACCGCGGCGCGCAGCTCGGCGGGCTTCTGCGCGGCCGCGAGGGGGATCGGCTGTTCGCCGGTGTATCGCGCGCCGACCTTGCTGACGATGACGAGCTCGTCGGGGTAGGGCGCCAGCGCGGCGCGGATCCGGCGGTTCACCTCGCCGGGGCCGTAGAACGAGGCGGTGTCGATGTGGTCGACGCCGAGCTCGACCGCGCGGCGCAGCACGGTGGCCGCGTCTTCCGGGGTGGTCTCGAACAGCTGCATGGCGCCATAGCCGACCCTGGCGACCGTGTGTGCGCCCAGGGTGGTGACGCCGCCGGGCCGTGGTTTGTCCGTCATGATGCTCCCGTCTGAGACACTGGAGAGAATGCGGAGGCTCCTCCGTATGGGGCGAAGCCTAGCAGAAACGGAGGTACCTCCGCTTTGGTCGAGCCGAGTCGATCCGACGCGCGCCGGAACCGCGAGAGGCTGCTCGCGGCGGCGACAGCGGCGTTCTCGCAGGGCGGCCCCGTGTCGCTCGAGGCGATCGCGCGCGACGCCGGCGTCGGGATCGGGACGCTCTACCGCCATTTCCCCACCCGCGAGGCCCTGGTGGAGGCGGTCTACCGCGCCGAGCTCGCGGAGGTGGCCGCCGCCGCGGGGCAGCTGCTCGAACGGCATCCGCCCAAGGAGGCGCTGCGACGCTGGATGGACCGCTACGCCGGCTTCGTGGCCGCCAAGCGCGGGATGGCCGAGTCGCTGCAGGCGATGTTCGCCTCCGGTGCGATGCAGCCCACCCAGACGCGCGACAGCATCGTCGGCGCCGTCGACCTGCTGTTGCGGGCCGGCGCCGACGACGGCAGCCTGCGCGCAGACGTGCAGGCCGACGACGTGGTGTCGAGCCTGATCGGCACCTTCCTGGCCAGCGGCTCGCCGGAGCAGCGCGGCCGCATGCTTGACCTGCTGGTGGCCGGGATCGCCGCCTAGCTGTCGTGGCCTAGCCGCGTGCCCGGCCAGCCGGGCGCGTGGCCGTGACAGCCCGGCGAGCCGGGCGTCGGCGCCGAAACCTAGCCGACAGCGCGGCCGGCGCCCTCCCAGAACCGCGCGCGCACGGCCTTCTTGTCGGGCTTGCCCAGCGCGGTCACCGGCACCGACTCGACGACGATCACCTGCTTGGGCGACTGCACCGAACCCTTGCGCTCCTTGACCGCGGACTGGATCTCGACGGTCACCCGCGCCACCGACTCCTCGTCGGAGGGATGGTCGGGCCGCAGCACGATCACGGCAGTGACGGCTTCACCCCACTTCTCGTCGGGCGTGCCGATCACGCACACCTGCGCGACGGCCGGGTGTTCGGCGACGACGTCCTCGACCTCGCGGGGGAACACGTTGAACCCGCCGGTGACGATCATGTCCTTGACCCGGTCGACGATGAACCAGAAGCCGTCCTCATCCTCGCGGGCCATGTCCCCGGTGTGCAGCCAGCCGTCCTTGAACGTCTTGGCCGTCTCCTCCGGCAGGTTCCAGTACCCGCCGGAAAGCAGCGGCCCGGACACGCAGATCTCGCCGACCTCGCCCTGCGGCACCGGGTTGCCGTCGGCGTCGAGCAGCGCCGTGCGCGCGAACAGGGTGGGCCGCCCGCAGGAGGTGAGCCGTTTCTCGTCGTGGTCCTTCTTGGCCAGGTAGGAGATCACCATCGGGGCTTCGGACTGCCCGTAGTACTGGGCGAAGATCGGCCCGAAGCGACGGATGGCCTCGGCCAGCCGCACCGGGTTCATCGCCGAGGCGCCGTAATAGACGGTCTCCAGTGCGGACAGGTCGCGGGTGTGTGAATCGGGGTGGTCCATCAGCGCATAGATCATCGACGGCACCAGCATGGTCGCGGTGATCTTCTGCTCCTCGATCACGCGCAGCACCTCGGCCGGGTCGAATTTGGTCAGCACCACCAGCTCGCCGCCCTTGATGATGGTCGGCACGAAGAACGCCGCCCCGGCATGCGACAGCGGGGTGCACATCAGGAAGCGGGGGTTCTCCGGCCACTCCCACTCGGCGAGCTGGATCGTGGTCATCGTGGTGATCGACTGCGCGGTGCCCAACACGCCCTTGGGCTTGCCGGTGGTGCCGCCGGTGTAGGCCATCCCGCCGATGTGATCGGGCGGAAGGTCGGCCGCCACCAACGGCTTCGGCGGATACTTCGCGGCCTCGGCGACCAGGTCCACCGCGGAATCCCCGAGCGCCTCGGGGACCGGCCCGATGGTCAGGACCTGCTTGAGGCCGGGCACCTTCTCCAGCAGGCCCAGCGCCCGCTCGACGAACGCCGGGTTGGGGTCGATGATCAGCGACGTCACGCCGGCGTCGCCCAGCACGTAGGCGTGGTCGTCCAGGGAGCCCAGGGGATGCAGTGCCACGCGCCGGTAACCCTGGACCTGGCCGGCGCCGATGATCATCAGCACCTCGGGCCGGTTCAGCGACAGCAGCCCGACGGTGGCGCCGGTGCCCGCACCGAGCGCCTCGAACGCCTGAATGTACTGACTGATGCGCTCGGCGAGCTGCCCACCGGTCAGCGTGGTGTCGCCGAGATGCAGCACCGGCTTGTTCTTGTTGCGCTTGAGCGCACCGACGGTCAGGTGTCCGGAATGAATGGGATGGCGCAGCAGCTCGTCGCTCATGTGGCCAGACTAGAACGTGTTGCAATTCCAGTCAGCAACCCCCTTCGCAAGGCCGATCACCACTAGCATCCCTCCCTATGGTCGCCGCAGATCTCGTCATCACCGGAACGATCCTGACCGTCGATGAGAGCCGGCCCACGGCCGAGGCGATCGCCGTTGCCGACGGCCGCATCGTTGCCGTCGGAAGTCGCGACGACGTCGCGGTCCACATCGGCGCCGGCACCGAGACCGTCGACGTCGGTGACGGCTGCGTAATGCCGGGATTCGTTGAGGCGCACGGCCATCCGTTGATGGAGGCGATGGCGCTGTCGGACCGGATCGTCGACATCCGCCCCGTCACGCTCCCGAAAGCCGACGACGTCGTCGCGGCGGTGCACCGCGAGGTCGCGACGCGGGGCGCGGCCGGCGCCTACCTCAACGGCTGGGATCCGTTGCTGCAGACCGGGCTTCCCGAGCCGACGCTGGCCTGGCTCGACGACACCGCGCCCGACGGCCCGCTGGTCATCATCCACAACTCCGGGCACAAGGCCTTCTTCAACTCGCACGCGGCCCGCCGCTGCGGCCTGACCCGCGATACCCCGGACCCCAAGGGCGCCAAGTTCGGTCGCGACGCGCGGGGCGAACTCGACGGCGCCGCGGAGGAGACCGGCGCAGTGTTCCCGCTGCTGGCCGGCGCCATCGAGCCCGCCGACTACCCGGCGATGCTGCGCGACGAGTGCGCCCGGCTCAACCGGGCCGGGCTGACCACCTGCTCGGAGATGGCGTTCGACCCATCGTTCAAGCCCCTCGTCGAACGGCTGCGCAACGAGCTGACGGTCCGGCTGCGCACCTACGAGATCTCCAACCCGCAGATGCACACCGACGCCACCCCCGGTGAGGGCGACGACATGCTGCGCCAGGTCGGCATCAAGATCTGGGTGGACGGCTCGCCGTGGGTCGGCAACATCGCCCTGTCCTTCCCGTACCTGGACACCGCCGCAACCCGCGCCATCGGGGTGGTGCCCGGCTCGTGCGGACACGCCAACTACACCAAGGAGCAGCTGACAGAGATCGTCGGCGCCTACTACCCGCTGGGCTGGCCGATGGCCTGCCACGTGCAGGGCGACGCGGGCGTCGACACCATCCTCGACGTCTACGAAGAGGCCTTGAGCCGCCACCCGCGCCCCGACCACCGGCTGCGGCTCGAGCACGTCGGCGCCATCCGTCCCGAGCAGCTGCAGCGCGCCGCCGACCTCGGCGTCACGTGCAGCATCTTCGTCGACCAGATCCACTACTGGGGCGACATCATCGTCGACGGCCTGTTCGGGGAGGAGCACGGATCCCGTTGGATGCCCGCGGGTTCCGCCGTCGCCACCGGCATGCGGATCTCGCTGCACAACGATCCGCCGGTGACGCCGGAGGAGCCGCTGCGCAACATCAGCGTGGCCGTGACCCGCACGGCGCCCAGCGGCCGGGTGCTGGCGCCCGAGGAGCGGCTGACGGTCGACCAGGCGATCCGGGCGCAGACGATCGACGCCGCCTGGCAGCTGTTCTCCGACGACGCGATCGGCTCGCTGGAGGTCGGCAAGTACGCCGACATGGTGGTGCTGTCGGCCGATCCGAGGGCCGTGCCCCCCGAGCGGATCGCCGAGCTCGACGTCCGGGCGACGTATCTCGCCGGCCGCCGGGTCTGCGGCGAGTGAGACCGCCCCTCGACGAGCTGCTCGACCGCCTGCACGTCGTCGCCCTGCCGATGCGGGTGCGGTTCCGCGGCATCACCACCCGGGAGGTCGCGCTGATCGAGGGGCCCGCGGGCTGGGGGGAATTCGGGGCGTTCGTGGAGTACGGGCCGCCGGAGGCCGCGCACTGGCTCGCCGCCGGAATCGAGGCCGCCTATCGGCCGCCGCCTCCGCCACAGCGCGACCGCATTCCGATCAACGCCACCGTGCCGGCCGTCGCCGCCTCGCGGGTGGGCGAGGTGCTCGCCCGGTTCCCCGGCGCGCGCACCGCGAAGGTGAAGGTCGCCGAGCCCGGCCAGACGCTCGCCGACGACGTCGCCCGGGTGAACGCCGTGCGCGACCTGGTCCCGATCGTGCGGGTGGACGCCAACGGCGGCTGGACCGTCGACGAGGCGGCGCGGGCCGCGGCCGCCCTGACCGCCGACGGCCCGCTGGAGTACCTCGAACAGCCCTGCGCCACCGTCGCCGAACTCGCCGAGCTGCGCGCGCGGATCGACGTGCCGATCGCCGCCGACGAGAGCATCCGCAAGGCCGACGACCCGCTGGCGGTGGTCCGCGCCCGCGCCGCCGACGTCGCGGTGCTCAAGGTCGCTCCGCTGGGCGGCGTCTCGGCCCTGCTGGCGATCGCCGCGCAGATCGACATCCCCGTCGTGGTGTCCAGCGCGCTCGACTCGGCCGTCGGCATCGCCCAGGGCCTGACCGCCGCGGCCGCCCTGCCCGTGCTGCGGCACGCCTGTGGCCTGGGCACCGGCGGCCTGTTCGTGCGCGACGTCGCCGACGTCGCCGCCCCCGTCGACGGCGCCCTGGCCGTCGGGCCGGTGACGCCCGACCCGGCGCGCCTGCGGGAGCTGGCGGCGATGCCCGAGCGGCGGCAGTGGTGGATCGACCGGGTCAAGGCCTGCCACCCGCTGCTTGTACCGTCGTCCGAGTGATCAACCTGGCTTACGACGACCGCGGGTCCGGCGAGCCCGTCGTTTTCATCGCCGGCCGCGGCGGCGCGGGACGCACCTGGCACCCGCATCAGGTGCCGGCGTTCCTGGCGGCCGGATACCGCTGCATCACCTTCGACAACCGCGGGATCGGCGCGACCGAGAACGCCGAAGGCTTCACGACGCAGACCATGGTCGCCGACACCGCCGCGCTGATCGAGTCGCTGGGCGCCGCCCCGGCCCGAATCGTCGGCGTCTCGATGGGTTCGTTCATCGCCCAGGAGCTCATGGTGGTGCGGCCCGAGCTGGTCAGCGCAGCGGTGCTGATGGCCACCCGCGGCCGCCTGGACCGCGCCCGCCAGTTCTTCCACGAGGCCGAGGTCGAGCTGTACGCGTCCGGGATCGAGCTGCCGCCCGGGCTGGACGTAAGAAATCGTCTGCTCGAGAGCTTTTCGCGCAAGACCATCAACGACGACGCGGCCGTCGCCGACTGGATCATGATGTTCGAGGCCTGGCCCATCAAGCGCACGCCCGGGCTGCGCTGCCAGCTGGACGTGTCCCCGCAGACCAACCGGCTCCCCGCCTATCGCAGCATCGCCGCCCCGGCGCTCGTCATCGGTTTCGCCGACGACATCGTGACGCCGCCGTACCTCGGGCGCGAGGTCGCCGACGCCATGCCCAACGGCCGCTACCTGCAGATTCCCGACGCGGGCCACCTGGGCTTCTTCGAGCGGCCGCAGGCGGTCAACAACGCGGCGCTGCAGTTCCTCGCGAACGTGAAGGTCTAGTTTCTCCGGCGATCCGCCCGACAACTCCACGCTCGACGCGCGGTCAGCGGGCTGTGACACCCTGTACTGATGAACCCCTCGACGACACAGGCCCGCGTCGTCGTCGACGAGCTGATCCGCGGCGGCGTCCGCGACGTGGTGCTGTGCCCGGGCTCCCGGAACGCGCCGCTGGCGTTCGCCCTGCAGGACGCCGACCGCTCCGGCCGCATCCGGCTGCACGTGCGCATCGACGAGCGCACCGCCGGTTACCTGGCGATCGGCCTGGCGATCGGGGCCGGTGCGCCGGTGTGCGTCGCAATGACGTCCGGCACCGCGGTGGCCAACCTGGGCCCGGCGGTGGTCGAGGCCAACTACGCCCGGGTGCCGCTGATCGTGCTGTCGGCCAACCGGCCGTACGAGCTGCTGGGCACCGGCGCCAACCAGACCATGGAACAGCTGGGCTACTTCGGCACCCAGGTCCGCGCCACCATCAGCCTCGGCCTGGCCGAGAACGCGCCCGAGCGGCTGCCCGCGCTCAACGCCACCTGGCGGTCGGCCACCTGCCGCGTGCTGGTCGCCGCCACGGGCGCCCGCACGGCCAATGCCGGCCCCGTGCACTTCGACATCCCGCTGCGCGAGCCGCTGGTGCCGGATAGCGAACCGCACGGCGCGGCGGTCCCGCCGGGCCGGCCCGGGGGCAAGCCCTGGACCTACGCGCCGCCGGTCACCTTCGACCAGCCGCTCGACATCGACGTGTCGCCCGACACGGTGGTGATCGCCGGGCACGGCGCGGGCCTCCATCCCAATCTGGCTCAGCTGCCCACCGCCGCCGAGCCGACGGCCCCGGCCGCGGCCAACCCGCTGCACCCCCTCGCGCTGCCCCTGCTGCGTCCCAAGCAGGTGATCATGCTGGGCCGCCCCACGCTGCACCGTCCGGTGTCGACGCTGCTGGCCGACCCGCAGGTGCCGGTGTACGCGCTGACCACGGGCCCGCGCTGGCCCGACGTCTCGGGCAATTCCCAGGCGACCGGCACCCGCGCCGTCACCACCGGGACCCCCAATCCCGCCTGGCTGCGCCGCTGTGCGGAGGTCAACCGGCATGCGTTGGCGGCCGTCCGCGGGCAGCTGGCGGCGCACCCGCTGACCACCGGCCTGCACGTCGCCGCGGCGATGGCCGACGCGCTGCGGCCCGGCGACCAGCTCGTGCTCGGGGCGTCCAACCCCGTCCGCGACGCCGCCCTGGTCGGCCTCAACCCGACGGGCATCCAGGTGCGTTCCAACCGCGGCGTCGCCGGCATCGACGGGACCGTCTCCACGGCGATCGGGGCGGCGTTGGCCTTCGAGGCGGCCCACGACGGGCGCACCGTCGCGCTGATCGGGGACCTGACCTTCGTCCACGACAGCTCAGGGCTGCTGATCGGCCCCACCGAGCCGACGCCGCGCGCGCTGACCATCGTGGTGTCCAACGACAACGGCGGAGGCATCTTCGAGCTGCTCGAGCAGGGCGATCCCCGGTTCTCCGACGTGTCGTCGCGGGTGTTCGGCACGCCGCACGACGTCGACGTCGGCGCGCT
This genomic window from Mycobacterium saskatchewanense contains:
- a CDS encoding alpha/beta fold hydrolase — its product is MINLAYDDRGSGEPVVFIAGRGGAGRTWHPHQVPAFLAAGYRCITFDNRGIGATENAEGFTTQTMVADTAALIESLGAAPARIVGVSMGSFIAQELMVVRPELVSAAVLMATRGRLDRARQFFHEAEVELYASGIELPPGLDVRNRLLESFSRKTINDDAAVADWIMMFEAWPIKRTPGLRCQLDVSPQTNRLPAYRSIAAPALVIGFADDIVTPPYLGREVADAMPNGRYLQIPDAGHLGFFERPQAVNNAALQFLANVKV
- a CDS encoding TetR/AcrR family transcriptional regulator, whose product is MVEPSRSDARRNRERLLAAATAAFSQGGPVSLEAIARDAGVGIGTLYRHFPTREALVEAVYRAELAEVAAAAGQLLERHPPKEALRRWMDRYAGFVAAKRGMAESLQAMFASGAMQPTQTRDSIVGAVDLLLRAGADDGSLRADVQADDVVSSLIGTFLASGSPEQRGRMLDLLVAGIAA
- a CDS encoding nitroreductase family deazaflavin-dependent oxidoreductase gives rise to the protein MGSGKPIRPPWWLKPANKLFIRMSRLGISFGGESPVVLTALGRRSGAARSTPVTPLTVDGRQYVVAGFPGADWVANVRAAGEATIARGRRVQRVRMAELSAEDARPVLRAFPTEVPTGVGFMKRAGLVTDGRPDEFEALAGRCAVFRLDPI
- a CDS encoding aldo/keto reductase; translation: MTDKPRPGGVTTLGAHTVARVGYGAMQLFETTPEDAATVLRRAVELGVDHIDTASFYGPGEVNRRIRAALAPYPDELVIVSKVGARYTGEQPIPLAAAQKPAELRAAVEDDLRQLGLERVPVVNLRRMDLGPGVAAERDQVVDLDDQLAEMIALRDEGKIGGIGISAVPLEVLRRALPAGIACVQNAYSVLDRSQEETLDVCTAEGIAWVPYFPLGSSFPGFPKVADDAVVAEIAGELGATPAQVGLAWVLAHAPNALLIPGTRSVTHLEENIGAAGVTLDNDALERLDAVGSTEPQPHGVERFQR
- the menD gene encoding 2-succinyl-5-enolpyruvyl-6-hydroxy-3-cyclohexene-1-carboxylic-acid synthase — protein: MNPSTTQARVVVDELIRGGVRDVVLCPGSRNAPLAFALQDADRSGRIRLHVRIDERTAGYLAIGLAIGAGAPVCVAMTSGTAVANLGPAVVEANYARVPLIVLSANRPYELLGTGANQTMEQLGYFGTQVRATISLGLAENAPERLPALNATWRSATCRVLVAATGARTANAGPVHFDIPLREPLVPDSEPHGAAVPPGRPGGKPWTYAPPVTFDQPLDIDVSPDTVVIAGHGAGLHPNLAQLPTAAEPTAPAAANPLHPLALPLLRPKQVIMLGRPTLHRPVSTLLADPQVPVYALTTGPRWPDVSGNSQATGTRAVTTGTPNPAWLRRCAEVNRHALAAVRGQLAAHPLTTGLHVAAAMADALRPGDQLVLGASNPVRDAALVGLNPTGIQVRSNRGVAGIDGTVSTAIGAALAFEAAHDGRTVALIGDLTFVHDSSGLLIGPTEPTPRALTIVVSNDNGGGIFELLEQGDPRFSDVSSRVFGTPHDVDVGALCRAYHVESRQIEVDDLHAALDEPEPGLRVLEVKADRSSLRRLHAAIKAAL
- the fadD8 gene encoding fatty-acid--CoA ligase FadD8, giving the protein MSDELLRHPIHSGHLTVGALKRNKNKPVLHLGDTTLTGGQLAERISQYIQAFEALGAGTGATVGLLSLNRPEVLMIIGAGQVQGYRRVALHPLGSLDDHAYVLGDAGVTSLIIDPNPAFVERALGLLEKVPGLKQVLTIGPVPEALGDSAVDLVAEAAKYPPKPLVAADLPPDHIGGMAYTGGTTGKPKGVLGTAQSITTMTTIQLAEWEWPENPRFLMCTPLSHAGAAFFVPTIIKGGELVVLTKFDPAEVLRVIEEQKITATMLVPSMIYALMDHPDSHTRDLSALETVYYGASAMNPVRLAEAIRRFGPIFAQYYGQSEAPMVISYLAKKDHDEKRLTSCGRPTLFARTALLDADGNPVPQGEVGEICVSGPLLSGGYWNLPEETAKTFKDGWLHTGDMAREDEDGFWFIVDRVKDMIVTGGFNVFPREVEDVVAEHPAVAQVCVIGTPDEKWGEAVTAVIVLRPDHPSDEESVARVTVEIQSAVKERKGSVQSPKQVIVVESVPVTALGKPDKKAVRARFWEGAGRAVG
- a CDS encoding o-succinylbenzoate synthase gives rise to the protein MRPPLDELLDRLHVVALPMRVRFRGITTREVALIEGPAGWGEFGAFVEYGPPEAAHWLAAGIEAAYRPPPPPQRDRIPINATVPAVAASRVGEVLARFPGARTAKVKVAEPGQTLADDVARVNAVRDLVPIVRVDANGGWTVDEAARAAAALTADGPLEYLEQPCATVAELAELRARIDVPIAADESIRKADDPLAVVRARAADVAVLKVAPLGGVSALLAIAAQIDIPVVVSSALDSAVGIAQGLTAAAALPVLRHACGLGTGGLFVRDVADVAAPVDGALAVGPVTPDPARLRELAAMPERRQWWIDRVKACHPLLVPSSE
- a CDS encoding amidohydrolase; this translates as MVAADLVITGTILTVDESRPTAEAIAVADGRIVAVGSRDDVAVHIGAGTETVDVGDGCVMPGFVEAHGHPLMEAMALSDRIVDIRPVTLPKADDVVAAVHREVATRGAAGAYLNGWDPLLQTGLPEPTLAWLDDTAPDGPLVIIHNSGHKAFFNSHAARRCGLTRDTPDPKGAKFGRDARGELDGAAEETGAVFPLLAGAIEPADYPAMLRDECARLNRAGLTTCSEMAFDPSFKPLVERLRNELTVRLRTYEISNPQMHTDATPGEGDDMLRQVGIKIWVDGSPWVGNIALSFPYLDTAATRAIGVVPGSCGHANYTKEQLTEIVGAYYPLGWPMACHVQGDAGVDTILDVYEEALSRHPRPDHRLRLEHVGAIRPEQLQRAADLGVTCSIFVDQIHYWGDIIVDGLFGEEHGSRWMPAGSAVATGMRISLHNDPPVTPEEPLRNISVAVTRTAPSGRVLAPEERLTVDQAIRAQTIDAAWQLFSDDAIGSLEVGKYADMVVLSADPRAVPPERIAELDVRATYLAGRRVCGE